From the Bacillus sp. FJAT-22090 genome, the window GGAAAATATAATTCGTTGCATGGAGTACTTCTTTTCTACTTCGGAAATTTGCATTTAAATCTATTTTTACTCCAGAATTAAGAGGAAGTGAATCAAAAGCTAAATATTTCCCTAAAAACAGCATTGGCTCTGCTAATCGGAAGCGGTAGATGGATTGTTTCACATCACCAACCATGAACATATTTCCCGTTTGCTCATTACCGCTTTTTACTAACTGTAAGATTGTTTCTTGAAGTCTATTTGTATCTTGATATTCATCTACCAATACTTCTTTAAAACGGGATTGATACTCTTTTGCAATTGCAGATGGCCCAATCTCCCCATTTTCTTGACGTTCGCTTAATATTTCTAAAGCATAATGCTCTAAATCGGAAAAATCGACAAGTCCTTTGTCATCTTTAGCTGCAGTGTAACGTTCTCCGTATGTGATTGCCAACTCAACGAGCGTTTTTAATTGAGGAGCCATCAATCTCATTTCATCTAATAAACGTTCAGGTGTTCTAGCGAAGTAATCTTCTTTTAAATCATTTACAATTTTCTTCACTTTATTTCGTTTTTCAGCGGCTTGTTTTTTTAATGCTTCGTCACAAGAATCTTTTCTGATAGTTGCAGCTTTTCCCCAGGAAATGTTTTGAAAATAGTAGTACACATCTTTCCATGAGCCAATTTTCATTAATGATATCGCTTCATTTATCATTCCTTGATCATTCATCGCTGTTTCAGCAAGAGGAGCAGGTCCATTTGGCAAATTCGCTAGTTTACGAATTTCTTCCGTTACAGCAATAGCCGATTCTAATTGATGAACAATGGAGAGCTTCAAAGGTTCAATAAAGGATAACTCATCTATCGTAATCAACTCATCTAATGTATATGCTTTTGGTATTTCTTGTAACCATTTTTTTGGTTCTGGATGTACTCTCGCATAGGTATATAACTTCTCAATCATTAATTCAATGGACTGGTCATCTCGGTCAGATGTAAAGCTATCTGATAATCGATACATGGCTTCTGGATTGTCTACATGATATGCCTCTTCCAATACTTCCGCTAGAATGTCATCACGCATTAAGGCTGCTTCTGTTTCGTTAGCAATGCGAAAACCTGGATCAATATCTAGCATATAGGAATATTGACGTACTATATTTAAACAGAACGAATGAAGCGTTGAAATTTGGGCTTTATTTAATAGGCTAAGTTGTTTGCGCAAATGAGTCGATGATGGGTCTTCTGCAATAGCTTTTTCTAAAGCTTCTCCCATTCGATGACGCATTTCCGCAGCTGAAGCATTTGTAAAAGTCACAACAAGTAATTCGTCCACATTAATCGGGTTTTCTTTTGCAATCACTTTTTGAATAAGTCGGTCAATCAACACAGCTGTTTTCCCTGAACCTGCGGCAGCAGAGACAAGCACATCAGAACCACTAGCCCAAATAGCCTTCCATTGCTCTGGTGTCCATGTTAATTCTGCTGGCATATTAGGAATGTTCACTAGTCCCCATCTCCTCTCTAATTTTTTCAGCCACCACGTCAGGTTGCTCTACTTTAAGCAATCGTACTGGTTGTTCTGGATCTTGTGGGTCAAATTGACAAACACTCTGATACGAACAATATTGGCATGGCATTTTATCCTTGAGACGGTATGGATATACACGTGTATCCCCTGCATTCATACCATTTCCAGCCTGTTCATGTTTTTTACGCACAAATGATTGAAGTAGTTTCATATTTTCGGTATCTACTACTTTTGATGAGGATTTGGATAAGTTCCCATCTTTATTTATTCGAACTGGAATAACCTTTGAAAAGCCATCCATTTGCTCATCCATTTCCATAATGACTTCTGAATCGTCTATTAATAAGCCATTCATTTTATAAGATTTATAAATTGCTTCTTCCAACTCAGCTTCTGCCATCTCTTTTTTAGATTGAATAAAAGGATTATGAAGATGTACATATAGCACTCCAGCAGGCTCAGCATCCTCTTGTAACCAACTTGGTGCATTCGCGATTGCAACATCTAAATAGGTTAACATCTGCAGTGATAAACCATGATACACTTCGTTCAAATCAATCCCTTTTTTAGAAGACTTATAATCGACAATTCGCACAAACATATTCCCATTTATGTTTGCTGCATCCACTCGGTCAATTCTGCCTCGTAATTGCATTTTTCGTCTATTTTTTAGTGGTATTCCTAATGCGGGCAATGCTTCTCCAGGACCGAATCCTGCTTCAACAGCTATAGGAACGAAGCTAGAAACATTTGAGTGTTTACTTAATGCAATAAGTGTAGAAGCTACGATTTGCTCTAATTTTCGTTGAATATATCGATATCGATTTGTACTTAACAAAAGCTGATGGACAAATACCGGTACGATGTGATCTACCGCTTGTTTAGCAAGCTTCATACATTGCGCTTTTGATAAATCTCCCCACATAATATTTAAACGGTTTGTTTCATCTGATATCCATTTTAATGCCGCATGAAACAAATCACCCATTGCCGGCGGCTCCAAATGATATTCAGCCCGCTCCTCTAACTTCAATCCATATGATGCATAATGGGCAAATGGACAGCTGTAATATTTTTCTACTCTTGAAACGCTCGAAATAATTGTTTCTCCATAAAGAGCAGATGTCATATCCTGTGAAAGTCTTTCGGTTTTATTCCCATGTATCATAGGCCGTGTTATTCGTTTCATTAGTTTAGACCAATACGGATCATCCATATAATAGCTATACACTGCTTGCCAAACTTCCGATAACTTGCCTGTATTCAGTGCTTCACGCAACTGCATGACAACATACGGTAACGTAGTACGTGGATGACTGATGGTTGATAGATCAACAACAGCATTCGTTGAATCACTTGAATCCATAACTGCTAACTCTACCTCAAGATTATCAATCATTTGCTGAAGCTTCTTAATATACATGGAAGGAAGCAATGCCTTTCCTTCGCTATCTGCTATTGGATACGATACAAATAAATAGTTGGATGCTCCAGTAAAAGCTTTGTAGACTAAGTAATTTTCATCTAGCAAGCGCATTTTAGAACTTGGTGCAAGTTCAAATCCGATATGATTAAACCACTCCCGATCCATATCGGAAAGTAGTCCTTCATGATCCATACGTTTTGGATAGATCCCATCGTTTACACCGATAACAAAGGTAGCCTTCATATTCACAACTCGTCCTATGTCAACACTTGCAACGACTACTTGATCTAAGGTAGGAGGTATCCTTGAAAAGGCTAATTGATCAAAGCCTTCATCTAATATTTTGGAGGCCTCCTCCAGTGACATCTCTTTTTCTCCGAACATTAAAACGAATTGGTCTAACACATCCACCCATTCATTCCACGCCTGCTCATGTTCTGTAGCAAGCAATAATTGACCTTCTTCCTCTTCTGCCTGCTTTAATACTTGTAATTTATCGTAAACTTGTAATGTCTCCATAAAAGTATATAAAGCTGTAGCAATATCGATGCCGGTATTACTAACTGTCAATTGTTCAGAAAGAACCTTCAAAGGATTAACCACTATATCTCTCACAGCATGAATATCTGCTTGAGTACTTAATTCTTCATCTGTTTGTACTTTTGAATAAAATTCAAGACCTCGATACTTTTTATAAATCCAGCGTTTTTCATCAAACCATCTATCTCCGTATATTCCAAAAGATAATACGAAATTCTCTAATCGATCTGCTCGCTCTCTCCATTCCCTTTTGGAAGCATTTAAAGGGAAAAATAAATCAGTTTTAATCGCTCTAAACATAGACTCATATTTCCAATCCGAGCGAATTATCTCCAAGGCAGATCTACTAAGTTCAATAAGCGGATGGTGTAGCATTGGTTTCTTACGACTAATAAAAACCGGAATATCATATTGAGCAAAAATAGTTTCTATTAGTCCCTCATAAGTTTCCGAATCTCTATGTAAAATTGCCATCTCTTTATATCGAACATCATTTTGCTGCATGAGAACACGAATATTCCTCGCAATGGCATGAACCTCTGCTCGTCGATTTGCAGCTTCTATTACATGAAGATTTCCTTCTGTCCCTATTACTTGTGGTGGAAGCTGGTCAAAATTTGCTTCTAAATGGGCTAATTCTATCGATTCAAAACGTTTTTGTTCTGTTTGGTGCTCTGTCGGTTCAATTTCTACATTTTCTTTGTATGCGATATCTAACAACTTTTGACAAGTATTAGCCGGTTGGAAAAACAAAGATTGCTCATCAAGAGCATCAGCTAGTGACTCCATTGGTAAAGCAATCGTAAGACGTTTTGTTTTTTTCATCAGCTCTTGGATTATTTCTAGTTCCCTAGGAGTAAACGAAGTGAATCCATCAATATAAATTTCGGAGGTTGCGAGAAGCGAAGAATCTTTAATTTTTTGCGCTAGCAACATCAAGTATCCTTCTCCGTCAATATAGCTCGTGCCTAACTTTTGCTCCATAAGTTCAAGCAACATGACTAGGTCTGATGATTTATCAATCAATGTTTGAGGTGCTTGTACATTTTCTAAATCATTTAACAAGTTAGACATTGTGTCATAATTTAAACAATAACGGTTGAATTCCTTTAAAAGCACCTCAATTTGATCGGTAAATCCTCTTTTTGTAGCTGCACGGTTAAACAACTTAAATTGTTCTTTATTTTCCTCTAGTAAAC encodes:
- the addB gene encoding helicase-exonuclease AddAB subunit AddB, with the translated sequence MSLRIVTGRTGSGKTKFMQQEIIDILQKDSIGEPLFYIVPDQMSFSSEYSLAADSGLPGLIRAQVTTFKRLAWRVLQETGGIAKEEISGFGYRMLIRSLLEENKEQFKLFNRAATKRGFTDQIEVLLKEFNRYCLNYDTMSNLLNDLENVQAPQTLIDKSSDLVMLLELMEQKLGTSYIDGEGYLMLLAQKIKDSSLLATSEIYIDGFTSFTPRELEIIQELMKKTKRLTIALPMESLADALDEQSLFFQPANTCQKLLDIAYKENVEIEPTEHQTEQKRFESIELAHLEANFDQLPPQVIGTEGNLHVIEAANRRAEVHAIARNIRVLMQQNDVRYKEMAILHRDSETYEGLIETIFAQYDIPVFISRKKPMLHHPLIELSRSALEIIRSDWKYESMFRAIKTDLFFPLNASKREWRERADRLENFVLSFGIYGDRWFDEKRWIYKKYRGLEFYSKVQTDEELSTQADIHAVRDIVVNPLKVLSEQLTVSNTGIDIATALYTFMETLQVYDKLQVLKQAEEEEGQLLLATEHEQAWNEWVDVLDQFVLMFGEKEMSLEEASKILDEGFDQLAFSRIPPTLDQVVVASVDIGRVVNMKATFVIGVNDGIYPKRMDHEGLLSDMDREWFNHIGFELAPSSKMRLLDENYLVYKAFTGASNYLFVSYPIADSEGKALLPSMYIKKLQQMIDNLEVELAVMDSSDSTNAVVDLSTISHPRTTLPYVVMQLREALNTGKLSEVWQAVYSYYMDDPYWSKLMKRITRPMIHGNKTERLSQDMTSALYGETIISSVSRVEKYYSCPFAHYASYGLKLEERAEYHLEPPAMGDLFHAALKWISDETNRLNIMWGDLSKAQCMKLAKQAVDHIVPVFVHQLLLSTNRYRYIQRKLEQIVASTLIALSKHSNVSSFVPIAVEAGFGPGEALPALGIPLKNRRKMQLRGRIDRVDAANINGNMFVRIVDYKSSKKGIDLNEVYHGLSLQMLTYLDVAIANAPSWLQEDAEPAGVLYVHLHNPFIQSKKEMAEAELEEAIYKSYKMNGLLIDDSEVIMEMDEQMDGFSKVIPVRINKDGNLSKSSSKVVDTENMKLLQSFVRKKHEQAGNGMNAGDTRVYPYRLKDKMPCQYCSYQSVCQFDPQDPEQPVRLLKVEQPDVVAEKIREEMGTSEHS